A section of the Candidatus Legionella polyplacis genome encodes:
- the fmt gene encoding methionyl-tRNA formyltransferase, giving the protein MKVIFAATGNFALPCIRLIHKSDFFKIVGIYTQPDSHSGRGRKLRMSDIKKWALEYQYPIYQPKNFKDHLVINEMRNLNSDVLIVSAYGNILPLEVLNIPRFGCINIHPSLLPRWRGASPVEYALLYGDKKSGVTFIKMDLGIDTGDILYRKCCPIFLEDTAYSLGIRLSKLAESMLLDVLNLIIKKKIVTKKQRECYATYSKKIKKIDAIIDWNKSALEIRNKIRALNPKPVAHTHAVLYNNKFNIDYKLLIKIYCADINSNLMSIYGKKPGTIIAINKSWIEVCTGFGSLLIKELQFPGSKVMKVNSWLNSNRFKLYEGLLLE; this is encoded by the coding sequence TTGAAAGTTATATTTGCTGCCACTGGTAATTTTGCTTTACCTTGTATAAGGCTTATACATAAATCGGATTTTTTTAAAATAGTTGGAATATATACTCAACCAGATAGTCATTCGGGAAGGGGTAGAAAATTAAGAATGTCTGATATTAAGAAATGGGCTTTGGAGTATCAATATCCTATATATCAACCAAAAAATTTTAAGGATCATTTAGTTATTAATGAAATGAGAAATTTAAATTCTGATGTGCTGATTGTATCAGCATATGGTAATATTCTACCTTTAGAAGTTTTAAATATACCAAGGTTTGGTTGTATTAATATTCATCCCTCTTTGTTACCTAGGTGGAGGGGTGCATCTCCTGTGGAATATGCTTTATTATATGGAGATAAAAAATCTGGTGTTACATTCATAAAAATGGATTTAGGAATAGATACTGGTGATATTTTATATAGAAAATGTTGTCCGATCTTTTTAGAAGATACTGCTTATTCTTTAGGGATTCGTTTATCTAAATTAGCAGAATCTATGTTATTAGATGTTCTTAATCTTATAATAAAAAAGAAAATAGTTACAAAAAAACAGCGTGAATGTTATGCGACTTATTCTAAGAAAATAAAAAAAATTGATGCAATAATTGATTGGAATAAATCGGCTTTAGAGATTAGAAATAAGATTAGGGCGTTAAATCCAAAACCTGTAGCACATACTCATGCTGTATTATATAACAATAAGTTTAATATAGATTATAAATTATTAATAAAGATTTATTGTGCAGATATAAATAGTAATTTAATGTCAATATATGGTAAAAAACCAGGAACTATTATTGCAATAAATAAAAGTTGGATAGAAGTTTGTACAGGTTTTGGTAGTTTATTAATAAAAGAATTACAATTTCCTGGATCTAAAGTGATGAAAGTAAATAGTTGGTTGAATTCTAATCGTTTTAAACTTTATGAGGGTTTGCTTTTGGAATGA
- the def gene encoding peptide deformylase, which translates to MAVRDIMYCVKNDEQLRRVSKPVLNFNDSLQILIEDMFETMYKFNGIGLSAPQVGKNIRLFVVDIFKKKGDQFVLINPEIIKSKGITDSYEGCLSIPGVHAWIVRSKEITVRALDRFGVYFEKSVNGLLAECFQHEIDHLDGKLFIDFLSPLKQFLVRKKIKNILKNSKKYL; encoded by the coding sequence ATGGCTGTTAGAGATATAATGTATTGTGTTAAAAATGATGAACAGTTAAGAAGAGTTTCTAAGCCAGTTTTGAATTTTAATGATTCTTTACAAATTTTGATTGAAGATATGTTTGAGACTATGTATAAGTTTAATGGAATTGGTTTATCTGCTCCTCAAGTTGGAAAAAATATTAGATTATTTGTTGTAGATATTTTTAAAAAAAAAGGTGATCAGTTTGTATTAATTAATCCTGAGATTATCAAATCTAAAGGTATAACAGATTCTTATGAAGGTTGTTTGTCCATTCCTGGAGTTCATGCATGGATTGTTAGATCAAAAGAGATAACTGTTCGTGCATTAGATCGATTTGGTGTTTATTTTGAAAAAAGTGTTAATGGTTTATTAGCAGAATGTTTTCAACATGAAATTGATCATTTAGATGGAAAATTATTTATAGATTTTCTTTCTCCATTAAAACAATTTCTTGTGAGAAAGAAAATAAAAAATATACTAAAAAATAGTAAAAAATATTTGTGA